A single Anopheles arabiensis isolate DONGOLA chromosome 2, AaraD3, whole genome shotgun sequence DNA region contains:
- the LOC120894862 gene encoding protein hairy, protein MVTGIGATAQQVAGTPATTQIPPAEPVKRSSDNRRSNKPIMEKRRRARINNCLNELKTLILDAMKKDPARHSKLEKADILEMTVKHLENLQRQQTAMSQATDPSVMNKFKAGFNECAQEVGRFPELEPHVKRRLLQHLNNCINGVNKSDLPKRHHHQQQQHQQQHILPSPPSSPEQHGHPHPYGLAGHPGPLSAIQAGNGGVYMAGSNVQLIPTKLPNGSIAFMLPTGANPHQTLTTQMHPSQPPVPMLVPIPSRTASTGSASSGHSGTSSLYDRVPREHATSSPYHAPPSPANSHYEPMECHSAVNSSSNSSTGYLHQHQQSSSASSSSSMSSSSSSSFSSPDSPLSLVMKKPYHDEDEDHEMKHDDDGKPWRPW, encoded by the exons ATGGTGACTGGAATTGGAGCGACCGCGCAACAGGTTGCCGGAACGCCGGCCACCACCCAGATACCGCCGGCCGAGCCGGTCAAACGTTCCAGCGATAATCGTCGG AGCAACAAACCGATCATGGAAAAAAGGCGCCGTGCCCGTATCAACAACTGTCTGAACGAGCTGAAGACGCTGATCCTGGACGCGATGAAGAAAGAC CCCGCCCGCCACTCGAAGCTGGAAAAGGCCGACATCCTGGAGATGACGGTGAAGCATCTGGAGAACCTGCAGCGCCAGCAGACCGCCATGTCGCAGGCGACCGATCCGAGCGTGATGAACAAGTTCAAGGCCGGCTTCAACGAGTGCGCCCAGGAGGTGGGCCGCTTCCCCGAGCTCGAGCCGCACGTCAAGCGCCGGCTCCTGCAGCACCTGAACAACTGCATCAACGGTGTGAACAAGTCCGACCTGCCGAAGcgtcaccatcaccagcagcagcagcaccagcagcaacacattCTGCCCTCGCCACCGAGCTCGCCGGAACAGCACGGCCACCCGCACCCGTACGGACTGGCCGGCCATCCCGGCCCGCTCAGTGCCATTCAGGCCGGCAACGGTGGCGTTTACATGGCCGGCTCGAACGTGCAGCTCATCCCCACCAAGCTCCCGAACGGTAGCATCGCCTTCATGCTGCCAACCGGTGCCAACCCCCACCAAACGCTCACCACCCAGATGCACCCGTCCCAACCGCCCGTCCCGATGCTCGTACCCATCCCGAGCCGTACCGCCTCGACCGGATCGGCTTCTTCGGGCCATTCCGGCACCTCCTCGCTGTACGATCGTGTGCCACGCGAACATGCCACCTCCTCGCCCTACCATGCACCGCCCAGCCCGGCCAACTCCCACTACGAGCCGATGGAGTGCCACAGTGCggtgaacagcagcagcaacagctccaCCGGCTAcctgcaccagcaccagcagtcaTCTTcggcctcctcctcctcctccatgtcctcgtcgtcctcctcctccttcagcAGCCCCGACAGCCCCCTGTCGCTGGTGATGAAGAAACCGTaccacgacgaggacgaggaccACGAGATGaagcacgacgacgacggcaaaCCGTGGCGCCCATggtaa